Genomic DNA from Babylonia areolata isolate BAREFJ2019XMU chromosome 9, ASM4173473v1, whole genome shotgun sequence:
AGTTGTCGTTGTTGCAGACTCGCTGTGGGACTTTGTCCAGCCAAACGTGCAGAATGGAAGTGACGTCATCGTGGCCACAGACAGCCTACAGGTTCGCAAGGCCTCAGTGACAAAGATCGGTTCTCGTCACCACGTACCGGAGCCGTTCACCGCCATACTGACCTTCAAAGGAAAAACTGTAACGTCTGCCAGGCCTTTGAAAGCACCATCTTggatcagctctctctctctctctctctctctctctctctctctcacacacacacacacacacacacacacacacacacacacacacctcaataatTTTAATTGCAACAATCTGTACAAAACCAGAAATACAATATACAAAACCAACCCATGCCAGTATTCACAGACGTGGACTCACATCACTGCACTGAACACACAAGCGCGAGAATGAGACAAACAGAGTTAACGCATACTGCCTCCGGAACCTTTCTGGATTCAACATgctcacatatgcacacgcaagcacacacacacacacagagagagagagggagggagggagggagagcaggtTCTTAACCGGAAGCAATGATTTTAAACATCGCCAACAGAGAGTTTGCACACACAGCAAAGCTTTCTCAGGTCATATGCAAATACGGCGTCACTCACAGACACTGGCGGCTATGATGGTAATCCCAGCAGCTTTTCAGCTTGACTGTGATGATTTATCAGACACTGttatgttttgtggtgtgttggagaTATGTTGGATGATCGAATGCGAAGTTTAACCAGTGAAAATATCGAAGACCACGACAAGGATCGAAACGGCATTTGCAGAATTCGTTgtggaagagactgagagagtatCAACAATTAAAAAACTaattaaatagatgaataaacatatATTTGGTGTTGTTCATTTCTGTTCTTACTTCCTCAATTTCTTATTTCattgcctttgttttgttttttctctgcgtTATTCATGTAAGTGTCAGTGAAATGTCGAATAAGGATCAGACTCGGCATGTGCAGAATTCGTTGTTTAAGATactctgtatgatagtcagttgttttcgactatgaccatccgaacagcagagaaggtaactgctgtcccaactatctgggctacaatttgattacagtgaagagtgtcttgcccaagttgcatacccactctctcggccaagagggttttaggacagtaggcgttgggatggttcccaaaggccaactagcccccaaggctgcagcactaagagccagtgcaatttcgcctcctagtttaagagtcatagtccttcacaaaagactaagttgtaaatgatgtCTCATtccaatggagaaaccattgataatacaactctcacaccaagaagaacaacaacaagatgcaCACACCGTGAAGATCCAGCCGAAACTGAACCGAGTTCTGTTTGGACATATGATTATGTGGTAACCATGACGCCAGCTCAGAAGACCCTGCCGAAGTCAAAAGGAGAATTTCTTGttcacacaaagggagagagaagaggggggggagagagagaatgggagtgagagggagagagaaagaaagaaagagagtgagagagacagactgtcagacagacagagacagagagagaagttccAGGTCCTTTCACTGTCACACTACCGCACTCTAGGGGCAGGGTCTCCGTACAGCGCGTTCCGGAACACCTGGGCTATGGTGGTGTTGGCGGTTCGAATCTCCTCCTCGCTGCGAGGCACAGGGTTCCCGTTGGTCCACACGTGCACCGCGTAGTTCTGCCTCCAGTCGTAGTCCCAACCCTTGAACAGCTTGTCGGCCTCGAACCAGTTGGGGCGGTACAGCCGATCGCTCTCCATGTGCAGACGGCCGGGGTTCCTGTGCCACATGTCCCTGGGCACGTGGAGGGAGTTGGCGTAGAACTCGGTGCTGCTGTACACGTTGTAGTGCCCGTACCACTCCCTAACGAAGGGCGAGTTGCGCTTGGCGGCGATGAAGGCGTTGCCCATGCCCGTGCCGTTCTCGATCAGCCCCATGGTGATGTCGTGGTGGAGGATAGGCCCAGGGTCCCTGACCATCACCATGTCGGCGTCCAGGTAGATGCCTCCGTTCAGCAGCAGGGCCTGCAGGCGGACCAGGTCCGACAAGTGGTGGCGGAACTTCACGCGCTGGTTGCCGATGGTGGTGGGTCGGGGTCTGttcgtacatatacacacacgtacatacgtgcgcgcgagcacacacacgcacgcgcaaacgcgtacacacacacatactccaacatatgataagaagaagaagaagaagaatgataataaaaagtCCTCATAtaacgtgcacgcatacacatacacatacacacacgtgcgcgcgcgcgcacacacacacacacacacacacatagcgcatacatacacacatacaaatacacacacacacacacacacacacacacacacacacacacacacaacatggatgAAAAATTAAAAGCAGTTTCGAAATCTGGAAGAAAGAGATGAGCACTGATGAAACAGATGGGTTTCCACAAAACATTGAAAAGAGGCTGTGGAAAAGGACTGTCGTGTGTAACATGAAAAAAGGTTATTCCAGAGGGTTGGTCCTTGAAAGAAAAGAGTACGCTGAAAGAAGGATTACTTTCTGACAGCTGGAACACGAATAATACGATTGTCAGAAGAAGAACTGAGAAACAACTGAATTTATTCCAACCAAATCCGAATGAAGCCAGGAATGGTTGGCAGCTGATGTCAGACAAGAACAGTAACTTGGTGTTTGCTTCTTAAAGGGACATAACTTCGAGCCGGTGCTCCATTCTACTTCCTATCAGTTAGCGCACatgtgaacagaaaaaaatgttgtttttttatgatttaaaaaaaaaaaagttagagaaACAAATTCAAGAAATTGTAATTTCTCTTTATGACACaataatatttttcttttatttttttttaaaattttttcctttccctttcttgcCTTATTTTGTGTGATCTTATCTTGTCCTCCCCTTTCTTATCTGAAACATCAtcgtaaaaattttttttttttaaattcccagTCCGTTGATACGCCCTTCATCTGTTATGTGTATACAGGCAAAACAGCAGAATcacacgttgtttttttttctaaactgtgGAAACACTAATTTGTTGTAATTTCAAGGCTGATATTAGTTGGGGATGTATTTTTCTCTTGATCATGCCAgagaatacatttaaaaaatgaataaccaAACACCTGTAAACAAAGCGAACTCCTTTGCAGTCTTTCATCGTGCGCTGCCACCAGTAGCCCACCGGATGTGCGTCACCGATGACGTAGAGACCGGAAGGGGTCACGTGACGTTTAGCCGCCATAATGCTGACGTAATGCCAGAAGTGGAACTTGTATTCCCCAAAGATGACAAAGTACACTATGCGCGGTACCTTAGTGTCGTCGTACTGCCTGATGCAGTCCGAGCCTTCGTTGAGGCCAATCTGTTGGACATGACAATATGACATGATgatacttatttagcgcctatcctcggttgaagaccaagctctatgcgctttacaaactgcggagtcatttgcacaacaggctacctacccgGGAGAaggcgactgacggctgccatttgggcgctcatcattcgtttcctttctcGTTCAGTCAGGTATCAGTCATGCACagatatactcatacagacatgagaaattttacgtgtattaccgttttgttgtttatttaaccccaccatgtaggcagccatacttcgttttcgggggtgggtgggtgtgcttgctgggtatgttcttgtttccataacccaccgaaaactggcatggattacaggatctttaacgtgcgtaggcctatttgatcttctgtgtgcgtatacacacagagggggttcagAATTGAATgtttccttttcacacacacaattgatGTTGTAACTGTCAGTCTACACAACGAAAGAAGTTGGGACCATTATCTGATGTTCACAGCTGAACAGCGGTGTTATCTTTTATATGAGTTGCACCCAGTAGGAGTTTCaggttattgttttattgtttttttgtttttcaaaaaggCATCACCGCGttcgaaaaaaaaatccacatacaCTTCCACATCTGTTcacaaccagatgcctgaccagcagcataaccagcgCCAGTCAGGTCTCTGGTGCATGCAAAAATATTTGTGtatccatcagagtggatttttttctacagaactttgccagaggtcaccccttttgttgccatgggttctttttcagtgcgccaagcgcgtgctgcacgcgggacctcggttcatcttctcacccgaatgactggacgctcagctgGATTTTCCAAACATGAAAGAAAGGTccagagcgggattcaaacccagaccctcgcggacattgtaccattctgccaccttcccccctaGTAGGAGAactaagtaagaaagaaaaatgacaatCCCACAAAAGCTGTCCTGAAACATGTCTTGGAAACGCTTCTtttggggggctgagggggtgtgggggaggttagGACTCGGAAGTGGTGTGGTAGGGCAGGGATAAATTGGTTGggttttttaactcacttgtgtaaacaaagtgagtctatgttttaacccggggttcggttgtgtgtgtgtgtgtgtgtgtgtgtgtgtgtgtgtgtccgtggtaaactttaacattgccattttctctgcaaatactttgtcaattgacaccaaattaggcataaaaataggaaaaattctgttctttccagtcatcttgtttaaaacaatattgcacctctgggatgggcacaaaaatataaaaagaagccaaattatatgcaaactgcatttactgttatatttatatttttttattctctaaacttggcactttgatatgatattctgacacaacaacaaaagcagtcattttattgttcaaacaggaacttcttttgctaagcatggaagttatatttattttgccaacgttttggtgcagatagtaaaaaagggaaattaatctgtaattaatactaggggacttcatttgctttaaactgatctttctcatcttaaacattacattttgaaattatactcaatacataaaaagcttgtgtgttttactctcagtgtacagggctttcactatgttcattcgcccatgtggtcttttacgtaaaatactaaaatcaatacgacgagtggactttatagatctattggctgagccctgaaggtcatgggcaaaaatcaattgcgtacacatattcatacatattcaaagcacgtgctcatattcttcgcgaacgcgaacgacgccattttctttcaagttgttggcctgcctgttcaatcctatattcaatcgacaatacacgataacatgtgatggaaagttggagaaggagaccgttaaatatttattcagagaaagatttgtgaacgcctcatcacttactggattatgccccaaactgccataaatatatccatagaatcagtcggaattcacagttaaaaataataaaccatgagagttaatacccttgaactgatgaaacgtaaaaatttccagtcttgacttttctcaaaataaagtccttttcacttcatacaacgtttagaagcacttgtacttggctctacatgttattagtttaacaaaatactcaattttcatatcaactttaaaactataaaactagaatgaacataatgcccaagatacaccagaataatatgatttgaacagcgttctcactgcgaataccgcaatcgaattatcgccctttaaaaaaagcatgtttaaatattatatttttgaacgtctgTTAAGGAGcaacgatagtgtaatggataagacaatttcttctcatccgaacacgcggggttcgaatctgccgttaggatttttttttttttttcttttttctttttcttttaacccgaagctttctaataacaaatacagaacacattttaacgattagatttttttttaagtgtatcacaagtgagtcttgaaggccttgcctctcttgtttgttgttgttgttgttgttgttgttttttgtttgtatgttttccaGGAATATTGTAAGTAATTGATATGAAACCTCACCCTCTATATCCTGTTTAGTCTATCCCTTCTCAGCTTCTTCCTAAACCACTGGACTCAGTACCAAAGACAGCTTAAATTCGAAATACAAAGTAAATCCGTAGCTATGACCTTTAAGAACAATATGTACGTTCCACTAACAATTCCCAGCAGATAAATTTAGTTAAAGCATATTCGTAAACATGTATTCTAAAAAAGAtatcaaactgacagacacatcTATAAACAAatatagagtgatggcctagaggtaacgcgtccgcctaggaagcgagagaatctgagcgcgatggttcgaatcacggctcagccgccgatattttctccccctccactagaccttgagtggtggtctggacgctagtcattcggatgagacgataaaccgaggtcccgtgtgcagcatgcacttagcgcacgtaaaagaacccacggcaacaaaagggttgttcctggcaaaattctgtagaaaaatccacttcgataggaaaaaacaaataaaactgcacgcaggaaaaaatacaaaaaaatgggtggcgctgtagtgtagcgacgcgctctccctggggagagcagcccgaatttcacacagagaaatctgttgtgataaaaacaattacaaatacaaatacaaataatgattatTTTTAACATACAtggaaacgaaacacacacacacacacacacacacacacacacacacacacacaacacacacacatataaacgcacGCTTGTGTTCTCACGCAATGCTCAGTACGAAccatgccccctccaccccccccttcccccatccgcccccctccccatgcccccaatccccaccccctcccccatttttattattattttaatttttttttaattacagaaaacacagaactttaaaaaaagacgaaacgaaaaaaaagtgtcacCTGCGAAAAGAAGGTGGCACAGATGACGTCCTTGCGGAGTGCAGGGGGCCCACAGACCAGGGCGGGGTCATACGACTCCTGTACCGTGGGGTCCGGCCTGCCCAGAAAGTCCAGCACCGAGCAGTTGGGGGCGTtgtaccaccctcctcctcctccccctccccctccctctccctctttctctccttcctcctgtccttctccttccctatcagtcttcttcttcacgAGCTGGGAAAGTCCGGCACGTGCGCGCGGTGCCCCCAGAAACTGAAGCTCTCTTCGGCTGCCGGACTGGGCCGGACGAGCAAGGAGGGAGGACAGGAAGGGCTGTAGCTGTAAGAGGACCGCCAGAACCATCAGCAAGACCAGAAAGGGCAACGTCGTTCGGCTAGACAGGCGGCGCTGCAGGCAGGCGATGAAGGTCATTTTCGTGGTTTGTTGTCGTGTATCTTGTATTCAGTTAACCTCGTCCAGGATGGATTGCTGTCGACTGAAATCAAAGAGGTCACTGTATGTTTGATTTTGCATCAAAAATGAGAAACAAAAACCTGCAAACTATTGTTCAGATGCATGAACGTTGAGTTCTttcaattttgtcttcttctttcttcttcttctccttcttcttcggtcttctttttcttcttctttttcttctttcttctttttcttctagaGTTCTTTAGAGATTCGACCCATTCTAGCTTGATTCGTTTGGAGAAAAACATACACAATGGAAAATAATTTTTTGAATTGTTGAAAAAAGGAATAATGACGGTTTTTATTGTTGATAAAAATCAAAGGACATTTAACAATGCCTGGTAtaaagggtagtgtgtgtgtgtatgtgtgtgtgtgtgtgtgtgtgtgtgtgtgtgtgtgtgtgtgtgtgtgtgtgtgtgcgtgtgtgtgtgtgtttgtgtatgtgtgtttctgtgtgtgcgtgtgtgtgtgtgtgtctgtgtgtgtgtgtgtctgtgtctgtgtgtgtgtgcgtgtgtgcgtgtgtgtgtgtgtgtgtgtctgtctgtctgtatgtgagtttgtgtgtgtgtgtgtgtgtgtgtgtgtgtgtgtgtgttgtgtgtgtgcgtgcataagataatcttttatttctttgcttaaaCAACGTCTAACAGATACTTACGTACAAGAATGGGAAAGCTCCGTAAtgcagaaaaatatgtataattactatagaacatttaaatttacctttgaaaatgaaagatactttgattttgtgaacataaaatgttttagagactgtattgtcaaattacgcttgggaatattacctcttaaaggagctactttGAAATCATTTTTCAAAAATAATCAGGATAAACTATGCAGCTTATGTGCAATCACGGAGGATGAGGAACATGTAATTAAattttgtgtttgtcctttgtattccgaaattagagataaatacctggactattgtagcatacaatctctaccacaattgctaaaatgttacagcatgcttaaaactaggaacctaggaatttatatcttttatgcattgaaaattcgaaacaatttcgtaggtaatatagatgagtaatgccctctgtactggctgtcagttgtgaaaataactgaatgaaaatctgtaggtttaggaaattccactttcttgcatgcatggcttgtttcatgttttcatttttccttaataggcattctacattgttctttttgtttctaggggccggaggcctatggaataaaattttgttcttgttcacgTGCGTCAGCATCCACAAAAAGCACTTTGTAACATGAAAACGTTCAAAAAATAAATTCTACAGGGCCTTGATTGTCGACATTTGATCCACCTGTGTATTAACAAGAGGTAACTTCTCTTATTTCCCTGAGAAACAACTGGTAACAACAAGAATGAGAGATAATATGTACCTCTTCCATAGGGCGGCAGAAATAAATGATGGACAGCGTCTTCATCACTTTCCTTTTGTGTtcacgtgactctgtgtgtgtgtggggagggggggtggcggagggttgTTTTACTTAATTTTTCAAGTTGTTATTGTTATACATGTTTAACGGTAAATGAAGCTCAGACAAAGGGGTACGAAAGAATTAGAAGAAAGCGTTTATATCGTACATgcactcgacttctcaggatacctcaagtcagaagtaagacctatggacacagatcgttttcttttcaatcgccaaagacgtggaacaagctccctgataacttccgtcattctgattccctcgcatcttttaaatctcgtctcaaaactcaccttttccctcagcagtaagttcaattgtggcagttccacttcctttgcgttagctgtgcttgactgttaactacatgcatgtatatgaatgtgtattgtgtgcgcgtgcgtttatgtaagtttgtgcctgcctatgtgtgcgtatgtattagggtagctgttagatacacatgtattgttaaaatgtatgtacgcagtgtgtgtgtgtgtgtgtgtgtgtgtgtgtgtgtgtgtgtgtgtgtgtgtgtgtgcgtgtgtgtgtagtcatattttggcgtgtgtatgtaacatagatgtaatgttttatgttaacaaagcgtttttgtaaagcacctagagcagatttctggatagtgtgctatagaagtatccattattattatcatgcacCATAGCCTACAAATCATCCTCCTCATTTGTTTTAGAATAAAATTCCTTTTTACAGTGCGAGTCAATTTATGCTGTATGTTAAAAgcgagtgtgtggggtgtgaatgtacatgtatgcatttcAATACTCTAAGCATATGCAAAGTGGTGTAAGCAATGTTAAATGCTTCATTACATCATCCTGTTTAAGGCTGGCTTAAAGGGCCGTGTTATGTCATTTATTTTTGCACACACCAGACCGCTGTACCAGATGCACATACAGAAGAAACCCCAAGATACTAATAAAATATCAAAACGTACAATACTGTGTCCATGACTGAGTTCCCACACAGATTATGTAATCTGAAAAAATAACTAAACCTTCTTGGAGTAttgtataataattatttttaaaagtaaACCAAATTAAAGATACAAGATAAAAAATCCAGTAACAGCTTTCCCCTGCAAAACCCGCAACGTACTTAAATATGCATACACACCGATACCTTGTACACACGAAAGTGACCATTGAAAAAGCTACTCACCTCGCCAAAGCTCGGTCAGCTGTGTACACAGCGCAATGCCCAgtcatgtacacagacagactaCTGGCCACTGACCCATGCTGACCGCAAACATGTCTCGACGCTGTGCTTGACTGGACCGCCACTAActactgttgctctctctctgtgactgtgtggcACAGTTCACTGGAGttactgtgggggtggggtggggtggggggttgtggcaTGTAttgccacacacacgcgcgcgcgcacacacacacacacacacacacacacacgcgcgcgcgcgcacacacacacacacacacacacctatacacacacacacacacaagcaaacacacacaagcaaacacacacacacaaaaacaaccaaacacacacacacacacacacacacacacacacacacacacacacacacacacactggagttactgtgggggtggggtggggtgggtgtcgtGGCATGTAttgccacacacgcgcgcgcgcgcacacacacacacacacacacacacacacacacacaagcaaacacacacacacaaaaacaaccaaacacacacacacacacacacacacacacacacacacacacacgcacgcacacacacacaagcaaacacacacacacaaagacaaccaaacacacacacaaaaacaaccaaacacacacacacacacacacacacacacacacacacacacacacacacacaccccttttgcAGCACATGTCGTCTCCTGTCCCGTGTTCAGGTGATGTGTGTAGTGACGCTCCTGGTACACGCATGTCGCGACACACAAGGGAAGAAAGAGGTGCAGCGTCACGCTTGAGCTGCGTTTGTACGGTTCAGGAGATATGTGTTTGTAttagtgttagtgtcagtgttatgtgtgtgtatgtgtgtgtgcgcactcgcgcgcgcgcatgcatgtgcatgtgtgcacacgggcttgtgtgtgtgtatgtgtgtgtgagcgcacgcgcgcgcgcgtgtgtgtgagagagagagagagagagagagagagagagagagagagagtatgttcatgtatgtgtgtatgtatgaatgtgcgtgcgtaagtgtttgtacgtgcgtgcgtgtgtgcgtgtgtacgtacgtgttttgtgtgtgtgtgtgtgcgcgcgcgcacgcgtgctcgcttttgtgtgtgcatggatgtgtatgtgtgtacacgggcatatgtgtgtgtgtctgtgcgtgagagcacgcgcacacgcgtgtgtgtgtatgtgtatatgtatgcagattggcatatatatatatatatatatatatatatatatatatatatatatatatatatatatatatatatatcgtttttaattttttatgcaatcccccaccccctctttttcttcttctttttttctttttccccctcaactactgttgattgagttattcagtaagttaggttcTATGGAACTTATTTCTTGATAGCAGAAGAAAACAGACAATTGctgcaattctttaggctctgggcgaaacatggcatagtgaaattgcatcacaacatgtgcGTCATGgtgtgcttgcgtcataatagctgcgtaagagtgactctggtaacatgtaaacaacttatcacttgaggaaggaacgtgatcgttccgaaaatttggaatatttgacagattgatgtgtttgtttttcttttttcttcttttttctctttgtataTTTTGcttaaagaaattgcacacgtggtgagcactgtccaaggagcaccaaccccaccagaagttccagtagagttccgctcggcagaaggcaacaaagtctggccaggaacagcatccaaagtttccaaagcatggaagcgtgggctgcttgatggtgccgaagactgggaatgcacagttgacctaccagagggaaagaaacacctggaaatcatcagcaagagcggcatgagacctgacatagtactccactccaaggcaacgaaacaagcgattctgattgagctcactgtgccatacgaaagcagaatggaggaagcccacatctacgaGACCGATAGGTATGCTAGcctagccagcaacctgagagaatctggcttccaagccaaagtccttgccatagagattggtgcaagagggtttgttgGCGCATatgcccacagcctcatgaaacagctgtcaatttctggcagagagaggacatggtaatggcagaagcagcagaaaagagttccagctggatctggtcgaggaggaatgaaagtaaacttcataatgATTacattttccctactcaaactgggcgtacgatggctcagtggttaaaacgtctgccagaaaaggtgacacagtcctgaagtggctaccaccctggaggcgcgggttcgaacctgctgaggaccagaaagacagaaaaaagaaaaggcggcaatacaagggcacccAGGAGTCATGACGTGGGTGTGGCCCGGcgcccttagagtgtaaggagttcagggcaaaacacttgactgagggggcttcttctctgaagaccttgtactgtccagctctccctagagtttcttttcaatataaatatatatatatatatataaagagagcgagagagagaagtaaacgtCAATCGTTTGCAAGCCTACTGGGTGTCGTTGGAAGTTGgcggttggagggggaggggtggggtggggtggggttaaccTGCGACAGTTTTTGACAAGACTGAAATGGATAGACATCATGATCGACTTCCATCACTGACCTGTCCATATGACCTTGAAtgcaggtcaaggtcaaggtcaggtcacAAAGGGTACACCGAAAGAACTGTGAAAACTTGTGTACGGCGTgaacatgtgtctgtatgtggtcccttgggtggggtggaagaggtaGTATACATCTGTCCTGCAGGAAACGCTAAAGGCCCCCGGAGATTTGAACATGGGGATAGGggagcgggggcgaggggggagggtgataatgtcgtcgtcatcgtcgtcggtgATCGATTTCCATCACTCCCTTAGGGTAATGTCACTGCTTCCTCTGGCTGCTCCGCATCACtgatccatcctcctcctcctcctcctcctccaccctcttgttctccttcatcctctttcttttttttttcttttttgttgatgttcttcttcttcttcttcttcttcttgtgtgtgtgtgcgtgtttgtctctttgttgttgttgttgttcttcttcttcgtcgtcgtcgtcttcttcttcttcttctctttctttgtcttttccccTGCACCACCCACAACTGAAGATCACGACGTTGTCCAAAGTCATG
This window encodes:
- the LOC143285648 gene encoding uncharacterized protein LOC143285648, coding for MTFIACLQRRLSSRTTLPFLVLLMVLAVLLQLQPFLSSLLARPAQPDPTVQESYDPALVCGPPALRKDVICATFFSQIGLNEGSDCIRQYDDTKVPRIVYFVIFGEYKFHFWHYVSIMAAKRHVTPSGLYVIGDAHPVGYWWQRTMKDCKGVRFVYRPRPTTIGNQRVKFRHHLSDLVRLQALLLNGGIYLDADMVMVRDPGPILHHDITMGLIENGTGMGNAFIAAKRNSPFVREWYGHYNVYSSTEFYANSLHVPRDMWHRNPGRLHMESDRLYRPNWFEADKLFKGWDYDWRQNYAVHVWTNGNPVPRSEEEIRTANTTIAQVFRNALYGDPAPRGNQCQAWATCEFEVLCSILNKLQDSTMIVDDGSSAVPPALLPIGDSDSSEDDNDQRSLSVTDSTPTNLGPAVSDTNSTTDSPISTSGDGTDILPVPVCVRAVTSLDDSHLDPQTPDCPPHPLTDSDQHQDADTGTTTPCVDSHPSAPTQEDTADQSPDCPPPPPD